In one window of Desulforhabdus amnigena DNA:
- a CDS encoding NuoI/complex I 23 kDa subunit family protein gives MSYWKEIIYGGWSLVEGMRVTFRRLYRPVVTVQYPRQRVELSPAYRGHIEFVRFPDTGTHKCIACGQCQRMCPSGLIKVQGIKERAKGKKVGTHYVIDFTRCSLCGLCVEVCPTKTLKFSKEYELEGESRWDGVIDLMARLEESQS, from the coding sequence ATGAGCTACTGGAAAGAAATCATTTATGGTGGCTGGAGCTTGGTCGAGGGGATGCGGGTGACTTTCCGGCGATTGTATCGGCCCGTGGTTACTGTTCAGTATCCGCGCCAAAGAGTCGAACTTTCACCTGCTTATCGTGGCCATATTGAATTTGTCAGATTTCCTGACACGGGGACGCACAAATGTATCGCGTGCGGACAGTGCCAGCGCATGTGCCCCAGCGGATTGATCAAGGTTCAGGGAATCAAGGAACGGGCAAAGGGCAAAAAAGTTGGAACACACTACGTAATCGACTTTACGCGGTGCAGTCTTTGCGGCCTGTGTGTAGAGGTCTGCCCCACCAAGACGTTGAAATTTTCCAAGGAATACGAGTTGGAAGGGGAGTCGCGGTGGGATGGAGTGATTGATCTGATGGCCAGGTTGGAGGAGAGCCAATCTTAA
- the nuoH gene encoding NADH-quinone oxidoreductase subunit NuoH: protein MGNEVGSEWIRLIVGLIIVLAFSQLNALFLVWLERKVAGHIQLRPGPKEVGPFGLLQTIADGLKLVGKELITPRAADKKLFVIAPVLIFMPVLVGFLVLPFAPELIIRDMNVGLLLIFAFSTFSVLAILAGGWASNNKYALLGAVRSVAQNVAYEIPLLLTVMSVVLMTNSLRFSEIVGAQSHVWFIFLQPVAGLIYLISATAETNRAPFDIPEAESELVAGFHTEYSGMRFGLFFLAEYTNMFIVSAVATSLFFGGWHGPFGFDFKIPGIVWFLMKTYALIFVIMWVRWTFPRVRFDQLMNFSWKVMIPLSLVNLLITAIVLKFI from the coding sequence ATGGGAAATGAAGTGGGTTCGGAGTGGATTCGCCTGATAGTGGGGCTGATAATAGTTTTAGCTTTTTCCCAGCTAAATGCCCTCTTTCTGGTTTGGCTGGAACGAAAGGTGGCTGGGCATATCCAGCTTCGTCCGGGACCTAAGGAGGTTGGGCCGTTTGGTTTGCTTCAAACCATTGCCGATGGTCTGAAGCTCGTGGGGAAAGAACTCATCACACCGAGAGCTGCGGACAAAAAACTGTTTGTCATTGCTCCGGTGCTCATTTTTATGCCGGTGCTTGTCGGGTTCCTGGTCCTTCCTTTTGCGCCCGAACTGATCATTCGCGATATGAATGTGGGCCTTCTCTTGATCTTCGCTTTTTCAACTTTCAGTGTCCTGGCGATTCTCGCAGGTGGTTGGGCATCCAACAACAAGTACGCTCTGCTCGGAGCCGTCCGCTCCGTAGCCCAAAATGTTGCCTATGAGATTCCCCTTCTGTTGACGGTCATGAGTGTCGTGCTCATGACCAACTCGCTTCGATTCTCGGAGATCGTGGGGGCTCAAAGCCATGTCTGGTTCATATTCCTTCAACCCGTAGCGGGTTTGATTTATCTGATCTCCGCAACCGCTGAAACGAACCGGGCTCCCTTTGACATACCGGAAGCGGAATCGGAACTGGTGGCCGGGTTCCACACGGAATACAGTGGAATGCGGTTCGGTTTGTTCTTCCTGGCGGAATACACCAATATGTTCATCGTCAGCGCTGTGGCGACCAGCTTGTTTTTCGGCGGGTGGCACGGGCCTTTTGGATTTGATTTCAAAATACCCGGTATCGTCTGGTTTTTGATGAAAACCTACGCGCTCATATTCGTGATCATGTGGGTGCGTTGGACCTTCCCGCGGGTTCGCTTTGATCAGTTGATGAATTTTTCGTGGAAAGTCATGATCCCGTTAAGTCTCGTCAACCTGCTGATCACGGCGATTGTTCTGAAATTTATATAG
- a CDS encoding NADH-quinone oxidoreductase subunit D, translating to MAEQFQEPIVEKLYTLNLGPQHPSTHGVLRVLLDLDGEFIVKADPVIGYGHRGHEKMGENRLYKQFMPNTSRMDYLSGMLFNHGYVLAVEKLAGLEVPERAKYIRVICSELNRISSHLLWFGTYVMDLGGFTPFLYAFDDREQILDILDRVSGSRLTYSYCRFGGVCQDIDNGFIEMTRAFIKRLRSRWPDYHNLVTKNIIFIHRTRDVGKVSKEQARQYGVTGPNLRACGVRFDVRKAEPYEVYDRFDFDIPIGTKGDAMDRYIVRMEEMEQSCRIIEQALDNLPGGQWLNPKVSDRLRPPKGEVYFSFESARGQTGYYVVSDGTGVPYRLRVRVPSFGNLHVLTEVFEKTLVADAISILGSIDVVIPEIDR from the coding sequence ATGGCTGAACAATTTCAAGAACCTATTGTCGAGAAGTTGTATACCTTGAACCTTGGGCCTCAACACCCAAGCACTCATGGTGTGCTCAGAGTTCTTCTGGATTTGGATGGTGAGTTCATTGTCAAGGCAGACCCCGTTATAGGTTATGGCCATCGCGGACATGAAAAGATGGGGGAGAACCGCCTTTACAAGCAATTCATGCCCAATACGAGTCGCATGGACTATCTTTCCGGAATGCTTTTCAATCACGGCTATGTACTGGCGGTGGAAAAGTTGGCCGGGTTGGAGGTGCCCGAGAGAGCGAAGTATATCCGGGTCATCTGTTCCGAGTTGAACCGGATTTCGAGTCATCTTTTGTGGTTTGGAACCTATGTCATGGATCTCGGCGGATTCACTCCCTTCCTTTACGCCTTCGATGATCGTGAGCAAATTCTGGACATTCTGGACCGGGTGAGCGGTTCTCGACTGACCTATTCCTACTGCCGCTTCGGCGGCGTGTGTCAGGATATCGATAACGGGTTTATCGAGATGACGCGCGCTTTTATCAAGCGTTTGCGCAGTCGCTGGCCCGATTATCACAATCTGGTGACCAAGAACATCATTTTCATTCACCGAACGCGTGATGTGGGCAAGGTTTCAAAAGAGCAGGCCCGGCAGTACGGAGTGACGGGGCCGAATTTGAGGGCTTGTGGGGTCCGCTTCGATGTTCGTAAGGCTGAACCTTACGAGGTATATGATCGGTTCGACTTCGATATCCCCATCGGCACCAAAGGGGATGCCATGGATCGCTACATTGTACGTATGGAAGAAATGGAACAGAGCTGCCGGATCATCGAACAGGCTCTGGACAATCTTCCGGGTGGACAGTGGTTGAATCCAAAGGTCTCCGACCGGCTGCGCCCCCCCAAGGGGGAGGTGTATTTCAGTTTTGAAAGCGCACGGGGGCAGACGGGATATTATGTGGTGAGCGATGGGACGGGGGTTCCCTATCGGTTGCGCGTCAGGGTTCCAAGCTTTGGAAACCTGCATGTCCTTACGGAGGTGTTTGAAAAGACGCTGGTCGCAGATGCCATTTCAATTCTGGGCAGCATTGACGTGGTTATCCCCGAGATAGATCGATAA
- a CDS encoding NADH-quinone oxidoreductase subunit C produces MGKVNDVLEKLQKMLPGGAVARDEGYRAGVVFSANVPQSQLREVATVLNEMEFYLESCTAIDFQDTFELVYHFNCYEPRSRFAVRVLCGHDQAVPTVCDIFKTAKWQEREIHEFFGISFVDNPDLRRLLLPEDADFYPLKKTFGKVNAYRRREEIYG; encoded by the coding sequence ATGGGCAAGGTGAATGACGTCTTAGAGAAGCTTCAAAAAATGCTTCCCGGGGGGGCTGTCGCCAGAGATGAGGGCTACCGTGCGGGAGTGGTCTTCTCGGCAAATGTGCCGCAAAGCCAGTTGCGCGAGGTGGCGACCGTTCTGAATGAAATGGAATTCTACCTGGAATCCTGCACTGCGATCGATTTTCAAGATACCTTTGAATTGGTCTATCATTTCAATTGTTATGAGCCTCGGTCGCGGTTTGCGGTGCGGGTGTTGTGCGGTCATGATCAGGCAGTTCCTACCGTCTGTGATATCTTCAAGACTGCCAAGTGGCAAGAGCGTGAGATTCATGAATTTTTTGGAATCTCCTTTGTCGACAATCCTGATTTGAGGCGTTTGTTGCTTCCCGAAGATGCGGACTTTTACCCGTTAAAGAAGACATTTGGCAAAGTAAACGCTTATCGCAGACGAGAAGAGATCTATGGCTGA
- a CDS encoding NADH-quinone oxidoreductase subunit B, with amino-acid sequence METQRRVEPVEPVIKFALLDDVLNLARANSLWPMTFGLACCAIEMMAAGASRFDLDRFGAGVFRPSPRQSDLMIVAGTISRKMAPAIQMLWDQMPNPKWCVAMGNCAISGGPFEYDGQYAIVPGAGLILPVDIFIPGCPPRPEGLIQGFLALEDKITRGEDRNYLRRFHRKGGKL; translated from the coding sequence GTGGAAACCCAGAGAAGAGTAGAACCAGTAGAGCCGGTCATCAAATTCGCACTTCTGGATGATGTCCTGAATTTGGCGAGGGCCAACTCGCTCTGGCCGATGACCTTTGGATTGGCATGCTGCGCTATAGAGATGATGGCGGCGGGGGCTTCCCGCTTCGATCTGGATCGTTTTGGAGCGGGTGTTTTCAGGCCTTCTCCCCGCCAGTCGGACCTCATGATCGTGGCCGGAACCATTTCCAGGAAGATGGCCCCCGCGATTCAAATGCTTTGGGATCAGATGCCGAATCCAAAATGGTGTGTGGCGATGGGGAACTGCGCCATTTCGGGTGGCCCCTTTGAATATGATGGTCAGTATGCCATCGTGCCTGGTGCGGGTTTGATTTTGCCTGTCGATATCTTTATCCCGGGGTGCCCCCCGCGGCCTGAAGGGCTCATTCAGGGATTTCTGGCTCTGGAAGACAAGATCACCCGCGGGGAAGATCGCAACTATTTACGGCGTTTTCATCGCAAGGGAGGGAAACTCTAA
- a CDS encoding NADH-quinone oxidoreductase subunit A, with protein sequence MLPKELLTDFLSVALYLLVGVVFAVVPIILSMLIVKRSTGKMREATYESGMETIGTAWMQFTVAYYIYALIFLAFDVDVLYLFPVALAYGKYAIRDLVEIFIFVGILSLAIVYAWCKGVFEWKPREE encoded by the coding sequence ATGCTACCCAAAGAACTTTTGACCGATTTTTTATCTGTTGCACTTTATCTTCTAGTAGGTGTGGTCTTTGCTGTTGTGCCGATCATCCTTTCAATGCTGATCGTCAAGCGAAGCACAGGGAAAATGCGCGAGGCAACCTATGAGAGCGGTATGGAAACCATCGGGACCGCATGGATGCAGTTTACGGTGGCGTATTACATCTATGCCCTGATCTTCCTCGCCTTCGATGTTGATGTGCTGTACCTCTTTCCTGTTGCATTGGCCTATGGCAAGTATGCCATTCGGGATCTGGTGGAAATCTTTATATTTGTGGGGATTTTGTCTCTAGCCATCGTTTATGCCTGGTGTAAAGGAGTGTTTGAGTGGAAACCCAGAGAAGAGTAG
- the proC gene encoding pyrroline-5-carboxylate reductase, producing the protein MFESLHIGFIGGGNMGEALIKGLLSASPLLPDQISIYDVSTTRMKYLEATYKIRLSANAADLAASSDVLILAVKPQTMSEVLGGIQAHLSHRPLVISIAAGISLAVLSAGLPEGTPIVRVMPNTPALVLQGASTLARGTHVTDQQMEVALAFFQAVGKAIEVQEQWMDAVTGLSGSGPAYVLLIIESLIDAGVLMGLPRQTARELTLQTLLGTVSMVQETAKHPAALKDLITSPGGTTIRGLQVLEDRGVRGALMEAVEAATLRSRELGRS; encoded by the coding sequence ATGTTTGAATCATTGCACATCGGTTTTATTGGTGGTGGAAATATGGGAGAAGCGTTGATAAAGGGTTTGCTTTCCGCTTCGCCCCTGCTTCCCGACCAGATCTCCATCTATGACGTCAGCACCACCCGTATGAAATATCTCGAAGCCACATATAAAATCAGGCTCAGCGCCAATGCTGCCGATCTGGCCGCCTCAAGCGATGTTCTTATCCTCGCGGTCAAACCACAGACAATGTCCGAGGTGTTGGGAGGCATTCAGGCACACCTCTCCCACCGTCCCCTGGTGATTTCCATTGCCGCAGGCATCTCCCTGGCGGTCCTCTCCGCCGGACTTCCCGAAGGAACTCCCATTGTGCGTGTAATGCCCAACACTCCCGCTTTGGTTCTACAAGGGGCATCCACGTTGGCGCGTGGAACACATGTCACCGATCAGCAGATGGAAGTCGCGCTTGCCTTCTTTCAAGCGGTGGGCAAAGCGATCGAAGTGCAGGAACAGTGGATGGATGCCGTAACGGGCTTGAGCGGCAGCGGCCCCGCCTACGTTTTACTCATCATAGAGAGCTTGATCGATGCGGGAGTTCTCATGGGACTTCCAAGACAGACGGCACGAGAACTGACCCTTCAAACCCTTTTGGGCACTGTCAGCATGGTTCAAGAAACCGCAAAGCATCCGGCAGCGCTGAAGGACTTGATCACATCTCCGGGCGGAACAACCATTCGAGGACTACAGGTGCTGGAAGACAGAGGCGTTCGCGGCGCCCTTATGGAAGCCGTGGAAGCTGCCACATTGCGATCCCGGGAACTGGGAAGAAGTTGA
- a CDS encoding AzlD domain-containing protein — MMPGSDYLLLVAGMGLVTFVPRWFPLFFLSQRRLPQWFIDWLDLIPVAILSALIFPDLFITGESRHLELLHPKALVALPTLLFALKTKSLGGTVVVGMLLFWLFSKFF, encoded by the coding sequence ATGATGCCCGGTTCTGACTATTTGCTCCTGGTCGCTGGCATGGGGCTGGTTACATTTGTCCCACGCTGGTTTCCCCTCTTTTTCCTGTCTCAACGCAGATTGCCCCAGTGGTTCATCGACTGGCTGGACTTGATCCCCGTGGCTATTCTGAGCGCGCTCATCTTCCCTGATCTGTTTATTACGGGTGAGTCCCGTCATCTCGAACTCTTACATCCCAAGGCACTGGTAGCTCTTCCTACTCTTCTTTTCGCCCTGAAGACCAAATCCCTTGGCGGAACGGTCGTCGTCGGAATGCTTCTCTTCTGGTTGTTTTCCAAATTTTTCTAA
- a CDS encoding AzlC family ABC transporter permease: MSSEISSSIDSSKNDRPRQIITEGVEAGWPICLGYVPIGLAFGVLAQKAGLGVLEVGLMSLLVFAGSAQFIAVSMIGSGAASLSIVLTTLIVNLRHVLMSSSLAVFLGRVDRSLLSLFAYGVTDESFAVNMTRFREGEWTPHRALVVNHIANFVWIVSTMIGAYGGHFIPAGSFGIDYALSAMFLSLMVFQLRGRIYVITGLLAGLFAILFAMLIPGNAYVILASLLAATSGFLLKRFGRKKMPYDARF; encoded by the coding sequence ATGAGTTCAGAGATTTCCTCGTCCATAGACTCATCGAAAAATGACCGGCCTCGACAGATCATCACGGAAGGGGTCGAGGCGGGCTGGCCCATCTGCCTGGGATATGTGCCCATCGGGCTGGCCTTCGGGGTGCTCGCTCAAAAGGCGGGACTGGGTGTTCTCGAAGTCGGGCTCATGTCCCTTCTGGTTTTTGCGGGGAGCGCCCAGTTCATCGCTGTTTCAATGATCGGGAGCGGTGCCGCATCCCTTTCCATCGTCTTGACGACCTTGATCGTCAATCTGCGGCACGTGCTCATGAGCTCTTCCCTGGCGGTTTTTCTCGGCAGGGTGGACCGCAGTCTTCTCTCTCTTTTTGCATACGGGGTAACGGACGAGAGCTTTGCGGTCAACATGACCCGGTTTCGGGAGGGGGAGTGGACTCCTCATCGTGCCCTCGTGGTGAATCATATCGCCAATTTTGTGTGGATCGTGTCCACGATGATTGGGGCCTATGGGGGGCACTTCATTCCTGCAGGGAGCTTTGGGATCGATTACGCTCTCAGCGCCATGTTCCTCTCTCTCATGGTTTTTCAACTTCGAGGCAGAATATATGTGATCACCGGGCTTCTTGCGGGCCTCTTTGCCATTCTTTTCGCCATGCTCATTCCTGGAAATGCTTACGTGATTCTTGCTTCCCTGCTGGCGGCCACAAGTGGATTTTTGTTGAAGCGATTCGGTCGAAAGAAAATGCCCTATGATGCCCGGTTCTGA
- the nadC gene encoding carboxylating nicotinate-nucleotide diphosphorylase, producing MERLDALLWMAIQEDLEHGDVTSETVIEAQMLGTAVVVGREPFVLSGSQAFCRIFQLMDSAVDVKRLFQDGESIPSDIPVFEIRGRVRTLLTAERTALNLLQRLCGVATLTRRMVDALEGTSCRLLDTRKTTPLWRTLEKEAVRHGGGFNHRFGLSDGVLIKDNHIGAVGSVGEAVRRARRGAPHTLKIEVEVENLDELEEALEAGADIVLLDNFPLDRLKEAVIRNRGRALLEASGGITLERVRAIAETGVNFISSGALTHSARAIDLSLEFSH from the coding sequence ATGGAGCGTTTGGATGCCCTGCTTTGGATGGCGATTCAGGAAGATCTGGAACACGGTGATGTGACCAGCGAAACCGTGATAGAAGCGCAGATGCTGGGAACAGCCGTAGTTGTGGGACGGGAACCCTTCGTCCTTTCAGGGTCGCAGGCTTTTTGCCGGATTTTCCAGTTGATGGATTCGGCAGTGGACGTGAAGCGCCTCTTTCAGGATGGAGAGAGTATACCGTCCGATATCCCTGTTTTCGAAATCCGTGGGAGGGTCCGTACCCTGCTGACTGCGGAGCGCACCGCTCTCAATCTCCTTCAGCGTCTCTGCGGTGTCGCCACTCTGACACGGCGAATGGTCGATGCCCTCGAAGGCACATCCTGCCGGCTCCTGGACACTCGAAAGACCACCCCTTTGTGGCGCACTCTAGAAAAAGAGGCCGTTCGTCATGGTGGGGGCTTCAACCATAGGTTCGGTTTGTCGGATGGAGTACTCATCAAGGACAACCACATCGGAGCCGTTGGGAGTGTCGGGGAAGCGGTGCGCCGGGCACGCCGGGGTGCTCCTCACACCCTGAAAATCGAGGTCGAAGTGGAAAACCTGGACGAACTGGAGGAAGCTCTCGAAGCGGGCGCCGATATCGTTCTGCTCGACAATTTTCCCCTGGATCGTTTGAAAGAGGCGGTCATTCGCAATAGGGGGAGAGCCTTGCTCGAAGCTTCGGGTGGAATCACGCTGGAACGGGTCAGAGCCATTGCCGAGACGGGAGTGAACTTCATCAGTAGTGGAGCTTTGACTCATTCTGCCAGGGCCATCGATTTGAGCCTGGAATTTTCCCATTGA
- a CDS encoding valine--tRNA ligase produces MSEGILPKAYAFHEVESHWYAHWEEYGYFHADVHSSRPPFSIVIPPPNVTGQLHIGHALNDTIQDILCRYKRLKGFEVLWIPGTDHAGIATQNVVERQIGQEGLSRHELGREAFLEKVWTWREKYGGIIINQLKRLGASCDWDRERFTMDEGLSRAVRHVFVRLYEEGLIYRGKRMINWCPRCMTALANIEVEGEEVDSRLYHIRYPLANGKGALVVATTRPETMLGDTAVAVHPEDPRYASFIGQKVILPLVGRLIPVIGDAYVEREFGTGALKVTPSHDFNDFELARKHHLELLQVIGENGAMTEAAGVYAGLDRYACRERILKDLEKEGFLVKVENYKNRVGHCYRCKSVVEPMQSLQWFVSTKPLAEKAMEAVREGKTRIVPAKWEKDYFIWLENVEDWCVSRQIWWGHRIPAWYCSECGKVIVAMDDPTVCPECGGSRLEQDSDVLDTWFSSGLWPFSTLGWPEETAELRQFYPTSVLVTGFDILFFWVARMMMMGLHFMKDVPFRDVYVHALVRDAQGHKMSKSKGNVIDPLVMMDEYGTDALRFTLTAFAVQGRDVKLSEERIEGYKHFINKIWNASRLVLMNLEESGELPEIPAKPAGLVHRWILSRLQRVINEVDASIENYHFNQYAQSLYQFIWHEYCDWYLEMIKPDFYGEDPSVKALAQSVAARVLEQILVLLHPVMPFVTEEIWQKLPQTTGTIMKASFPQFEAERLDAEAEEQMDIIMNVVNGIRNIRGEMNVAPATRVEVVCLCERDFEKDLLLRHSGTVSDLARLSRLEVGRSGEVKKPRLAAGMVAKHVEVYVVLKDILDFESESKRLQKEISKLEKELGITQKKLSNEDFLQKAPEDVIEKEREKGARLGEKMEKLRHHYEIINTLKDSASAGE; encoded by the coding sequence ATGAGTGAAGGCATTTTGCCCAAAGCATACGCATTCCACGAAGTTGAATCGCACTGGTACGCCCATTGGGAAGAATACGGTTATTTTCATGCAGACGTTCATAGTTCCCGCCCTCCTTTCAGCATCGTGATTCCTCCTCCCAATGTGACAGGGCAACTGCATATCGGGCATGCTCTCAACGACACGATTCAGGATATCCTCTGCCGTTACAAGAGGTTGAAAGGTTTTGAAGTCCTCTGGATTCCGGGAACGGACCATGCGGGAATTGCCACTCAGAACGTGGTGGAACGGCAGATCGGACAGGAGGGGCTCAGCCGCCATGAACTGGGCCGGGAAGCTTTTCTGGAGAAGGTGTGGACATGGAGGGAAAAGTACGGTGGAATCATCATCAACCAATTGAAGCGTCTCGGAGCTTCCTGCGATTGGGATCGTGAACGCTTTACCATGGACGAGGGGCTTTCAAGGGCGGTAAGGCACGTTTTCGTGCGGTTATATGAAGAGGGGCTGATTTACCGCGGAAAAAGGATGATCAATTGGTGTCCCCGTTGTATGACGGCTCTTGCCAATATTGAAGTGGAAGGCGAGGAGGTGGACAGCCGTCTCTATCACATTCGATATCCTCTGGCGAACGGGAAAGGTGCCCTGGTGGTGGCGACCACGCGGCCCGAGACGATGCTGGGCGATACCGCAGTGGCGGTTCACCCCGAAGATCCCCGGTATGCGTCATTTATCGGCCAGAAAGTGATTCTGCCTCTTGTGGGGCGGCTCATACCCGTGATTGGAGATGCGTATGTCGAACGGGAATTTGGAACGGGTGCTCTCAAGGTAACCCCCTCTCATGATTTCAATGACTTTGAGCTCGCCCGCAAGCATCATCTGGAGTTGCTGCAGGTGATCGGCGAAAACGGTGCCATGACGGAAGCGGCAGGAGTGTATGCCGGCCTGGATCGCTACGCATGTCGCGAACGGATCCTCAAGGACCTGGAGAAAGAAGGTTTTCTGGTCAAGGTGGAAAACTACAAAAACCGGGTGGGACACTGTTATCGCTGCAAGAGTGTGGTCGAACCCATGCAGTCCCTTCAATGGTTCGTTTCGACGAAGCCCCTGGCGGAAAAGGCCATGGAAGCCGTTCGGGAGGGGAAGACTCGAATCGTTCCTGCCAAGTGGGAAAAGGACTATTTTATCTGGCTGGAAAATGTCGAGGATTGGTGTGTCAGCCGCCAGATATGGTGGGGGCACCGCATTCCTGCGTGGTATTGTTCTGAATGCGGGAAAGTCATTGTCGCCATGGACGATCCCACGGTTTGTCCGGAGTGCGGCGGCAGTCGGCTGGAACAGGATTCGGATGTTCTGGATACATGGTTCAGTTCGGGGCTCTGGCCTTTTTCCACTCTGGGCTGGCCCGAAGAGACGGCTGAACTCCGGCAGTTTTACCCCACATCCGTATTGGTGACGGGTTTCGATATTCTCTTCTTCTGGGTCGCGCGCATGATGATGATGGGGCTCCATTTCATGAAGGATGTCCCCTTCAGGGATGTCTATGTGCATGCCCTCGTTCGCGATGCTCAGGGGCATAAAATGAGTAAATCCAAAGGGAACGTGATCGATCCCCTGGTGATGATGGATGAATACGGTACGGATGCCCTTCGATTCACCTTGACGGCTTTTGCCGTACAGGGAAGGGACGTCAAACTCTCAGAGGAACGGATCGAAGGTTACAAACATTTCATCAATAAGATATGGAATGCGTCCCGGTTGGTTCTCATGAATCTCGAAGAGTCTGGGGAATTGCCGGAAATCCCCGCGAAGCCGGCCGGCCTTGTGCACCGTTGGATTTTGAGCCGACTGCAGCGGGTGATAAACGAAGTGGATGCATCCATCGAAAATTATCATTTCAACCAGTATGCTCAGTCCCTCTACCAGTTTATCTGGCACGAATACTGTGACTGGTACCTCGAGATGATCAAGCCGGATTTTTATGGCGAAGATCCATCCGTGAAAGCCCTGGCTCAGTCGGTTGCGGCGCGGGTCCTGGAACAGATTCTTGTCCTGCTCCATCCTGTAATGCCCTTTGTTACGGAAGAAATCTGGCAGAAACTGCCACAGACTACGGGAACCATCATGAAGGCTTCGTTTCCGCAGTTTGAAGCCGAACGCTTGGATGCCGAGGCGGAAGAACAGATGGACATCATAATGAATGTCGTCAACGGCATACGCAACATTCGCGGGGAAATGAATGTTGCGCCCGCCACGCGAGTCGAGGTCGTCTGCCTGTGTGAGAGGGATTTTGAGAAAGACCTCTTGCTGAGGCATTCTGGAACGGTGAGTGACCTGGCTCGCTTGTCCCGTTTGGAGGTAGGGCGATCGGGGGAGGTGAAAAAACCTCGCCTTGCGGCAGGGATGGTTGCAAAACATGTGGAAGTATACGTTGTTTTGAAGGATATCCTGGATTTCGAAAGCGAGTCCAAACGGCTGCAAAAAGAAATTTCCAAACTGGAAAAGGAGCTCGGCATCACGCAGAAAAAACTCTCCAACGAAGATTTCTTGCAGAAAGCCCCGGAAGACGTCATCGAAAAAGAACGGGAGAAAGGGGCTCGATTGGGTGAGAAAATGGAGAAATTGCGTCACCATTATGAAATCATCAACACGCTGAAAGACAGCGCATCAGCGGGGGAGTGA
- a CDS encoding LptF/LptG family permease: MGMTLYRYILKEQIFPLSICLLGLSFVLVTGRMLQLARYLFTSSVTFLDLAGLMVLAMPKLLTYTLPMATLMGILLAFVRINGDNELIALRAAGISFKQLFPPVAIVLLLTTFLSFYNMLSIIPTSSRAFESKLKSLGRASLPLLLREGVFIDTIPDLVFFFRNVDPSHLTIKGILVQDQREPKVRVTIVAEHAQIVYQKNTNRMVFKMYNGIITRVPDDFQDAQAVTFRDYNLVLSLDEIFGTSPKDSKGKTQMTFREVLEKIHQPGQNPDVRYLMELHQRIALPMGCLILGLVAPPLGAMFRQKGRMTGITLAVGIFLAYYVVLSAGKGLCENGLLPASLAIWTPNILTLGIAAYLWFKLQRETPFESSLWRRAYPIFQKILRLLGFHKECKS; this comes from the coding sequence ATGGGAATGACTCTCTATCGCTATATCCTCAAAGAACAAATTTTCCCACTGAGCATTTGTCTCTTGGGGTTGAGTTTTGTTCTCGTCACCGGCCGCATGTTACAGCTTGCACGCTACCTCTTCACTTCCTCTGTGACTTTTCTCGACCTTGCCGGGCTCATGGTTTTGGCCATGCCCAAGTTGCTCACTTATACACTTCCCATGGCAACCCTCATGGGAATTTTACTGGCATTCGTGCGAATCAATGGTGACAACGAACTGATCGCCCTTCGTGCTGCCGGAATCAGTTTCAAACAGCTGTTTCCGCCCGTCGCGATCGTTCTCCTGCTGACCACCTTCCTTTCGTTTTACAACATGCTTTCCATCATTCCGACATCCAGCAGAGCTTTCGAGAGCAAGCTCAAATCCCTGGGGCGCGCCAGTCTTCCCCTGTTGCTGCGAGAAGGCGTCTTCATTGACACCATTCCAGACCTTGTCTTCTTTTTCCGCAATGTGGATCCTTCCCACCTGACAATCAAGGGAATTCTGGTCCAGGACCAGAGAGAACCCAAGGTACGCGTGACCATTGTGGCGGAACATGCTCAAATTGTATATCAAAAGAACACCAATCGCATGGTCTTCAAAATGTACAACGGAATCATCACCCGCGTCCCAGATGATTTCCAGGATGCTCAAGCGGTTACCTTTCGCGATTACAATCTCGTTTTGTCCCTGGACGAGATCTTTGGAACATCCCCAAAGGATTCCAAGGGAAAGACCCAGATGACTTTCCGCGAAGTCCTCGAAAAAATCCATCAACCCGGCCAGAACCCCGATGTGCGTTATCTCATGGAACTCCACCAACGCATCGCTCTTCCCATGGGATGTCTGATACTCGGCCTGGTAGCCCCCCCTCTTGGCGCCATGTTCCGCCAAAAAGGGCGCATGACAGGCATTACCCTGGCTGTCGGAATTTTTCTTGCCTATTACGTAGTGCTTTCCGCCGGAAAGGGGCTTTGTGAAAACGGCCTCCTGCCTGCATCGCTGGCGATCTGGACCCCCAACATTCTCACCTTGGGCATCGCTGCATACCTCTGGTTCAAGCTGCAGAGGGAAACCCCTTTTGAATCGTCATTGTGGAGGCGGGCATACCCTATTTTCCAGAAAATCCTACGCCTGTTGGGTTTTCACAAAGAGTGCAAGTCCTGA